From the Pseudomonas putida genome, one window contains:
- a CDS encoding hybrid sensor histidine kinase/response regulator: MLPTPLKLLMVEDSSMDAELTLMRLERSGLQVQSRLVFDHIGVEHALHQASFDLILCDCVLPGSSGTDVLAIAQRLAPDTPFIFLSGIYGEEHAVEMVRLGATDYVLKKNLPLLPKAVRRALTEVQERQRRRRAEEALADVEARARIAIDAAGMGTWDFRPQQGQLLWDDRCKTLFGLPVETEMSLQVFYAGIYPDDQAKVREAVEQAMRPDSDGLYRVEFRIAQPNGLEPRWLLSSGQCQFVDGQCTRFSGVLQDIHTQRQATQALRQLNEMLGERVERRTRERDRAWELSQDLLAVLNKDLTPVALNPAWEASLGFSRERLSQTSLLHLLPEVDQEALLTELAALAHGRTSARFVGRIQHAGGQLRWLSWVVVPEDTLLYVVARDITSERETALGLAEANTRLREQITERERIEAALQQMQRLEAVGQLTAGVAHDFNNLLTVILTGASFLERDLDKGNLDKARSRLTHIREAGERGAKLTSQLLAFSRRQRLEPVPLNLNRTLTGLEELLRRTLGGNILVRLDLDHGLWQALTDPTQTEMIILNLAINARDAMAEGGQLTLSTRNTRIKARPQRPEDPEPGEYVMLSIRDTGCGMSEEVLAKVFEPFFTTKDIGKGSGLGLAQVFGFAKQSGGGVRIDTEPGHGTQVAVYLPAVKQMMAIDPVAPTATLPSDDSGRDRTVLLVDDDHLVRDMLGDVLRQYGYQVRQAHSGEQALALLDDDVDLLLTDFAMPEFNGGQLALAARDRYPRLPVVFLTGYAELEGLEVPGSLVMQKPVQADELARVLNELLRVAG, from the coding sequence ATGTTGCCGACACCGCTCAAATTGTTGATGGTCGAAGACAGCTCGATGGATGCCGAGCTGACCCTGATGCGCCTGGAGCGCAGCGGGTTGCAGGTGCAATCACGACTGGTGTTCGACCATATCGGCGTCGAGCACGCGCTGCACCAGGCCAGCTTCGACCTGATCCTTTGCGACTGCGTGCTGCCGGGTTCTTCCGGCACCGATGTGCTGGCCATTGCCCAGCGCCTGGCACCCGACACGCCGTTCATCTTTCTTTCGGGCATCTACGGTGAAGAACATGCGGTGGAAATGGTCCGCCTGGGCGCCACCGATTATGTGTTGAAGAAGAACCTGCCGCTGCTGCCCAAGGCCGTGCGCCGGGCCCTCACCGAAGTGCAGGAGCGTCAGCGCCGGCGCCGCGCGGAAGAAGCCCTGGCCGATGTCGAGGCCCGCGCGCGCATTGCCATCGATGCCGCCGGCATGGGCACCTGGGACTTCCGGCCACAACAGGGCCAGCTGCTCTGGGACGACCGTTGCAAGACCCTGTTCGGCCTGCCGGTCGAGACCGAGATGAGCCTGCAGGTGTTCTATGCCGGCATCTACCCCGACGACCAGGCCAAGGTGCGCGAAGCCGTCGAGCAGGCCATGCGCCCGGACAGCGATGGGCTGTACCGGGTCGAGTTTCGCATTGCCCAGCCCAATGGCCTGGAGCCGCGCTGGCTGCTCAGCAGCGGCCAGTGCCAGTTCGTCGACGGCCAGTGCACGCGGTTTTCCGGGGTATTGCAGGACATCCATACCCAGCGCCAGGCGACCCAGGCGCTAAGGCAGCTCAACGAAATGCTCGGTGAACGGGTCGAGCGCCGCACCCGTGAGCGGGACCGTGCCTGGGAGCTGTCCCAGGACTTGCTCGCGGTGCTCAACAAGGACCTGACCCCGGTGGCCCTCAACCCGGCCTGGGAGGCCAGCCTGGGCTTCTCCCGCGAGCGCCTGAGCCAGACCTCGCTGCTGCACCTGCTGCCCGAGGTGGATCAGGAGGCGTTGCTCACCGAGCTGGCGGCCCTCGCCCATGGCCGCACCAGCGCCCGCTTCGTCGGCCGCATCCAGCATGCCGGTGGTCAGTTGCGCTGGTTGTCCTGGGTGGTGGTGCCGGAAGACACCTTGCTCTACGTGGTGGCGCGGGACATCACCAGCGAGCGCGAAACTGCCCTGGGCCTGGCCGAAGCCAACACCCGCCTGCGCGAACAGATCACCGAACGCGAACGCATCGAGGCGGCGCTGCAGCAGATGCAGCGGCTGGAGGCCGTCGGCCAGCTCACTGCCGGCGTCGCCCACGACTTCAACAACCTGCTCACGGTCATCCTCACCGGCGCCAGCTTCCTTGAACGCGACCTGGACAAGGGTAACCTGGACAAGGCCCGCAGCCGCCTGACGCATATCCGCGAAGCCGGTGAGCGCGGGGCCAAGCTGACCTCGCAATTGCTCGCCTTCTCCCGCCGCCAGCGCCTGGAGCCGGTGCCGCTGAACCTGAACCGCACCCTCACTGGCCTGGAGGAATTGTTGCGCCGCACCCTTGGCGGCAACATCCTGGTGCGCCTGGATCTGGACCATGGCCTGTGGCAGGCACTGACCGATCCGACCCAGACCGAGATGATCATTCTCAACCTGGCCATCAACGCTCGCGACGCCATGGCCGAAGGCGGCCAGCTGACCCTGTCGACCCGCAACACCCGCATCAAGGCCCGCCCGCAGCGCCCGGAAGATCCCGAGCCCGGCGAGTACGTGATGCTGAGCATTCGTGACACCGGCTGCGGCATGAGCGAAGAGGTGCTGGCCAAGGTGTTCGAGCCGTTCTTCACCACCAAGGACATCGGCAAAGGCTCCGGCCTGGGCTTGGCCCAGGTGTTCGGTTTCGCCAAGCAGTCCGGCGGTGGTGTGCGCATCGATACCGAGCCTGGGCATGGCACCCAGGTGGCGGTGTACCTGCCGGCGGTGAAGCAGATGATGGCCATCGATCCTGTAGCACCGACAGCCACCCTGCCGAGCGATGACAGTGGCCGGGACCGCACGGTGCTGCTGGTGGATGACGATCACCTGGTACGCGACATGCTCGGTGACGTGCTGCGCCAGTATGGCTACCAGGTGCGCCAGGCGCACAGCGGGGAGCAGGCGCTGGCCCTGCTGGACGACGATGTCGACCTGCTGCTGACTGACTTTGCCATGCCCGAATTCAACGGTGGGCAGCTGGCCCTGGCGGCGCGCGACCGCTACCCACGGCTGCCGGTGGTGTTCCTGACCGGGTATGCGGAGCTGGAAGGGCTGGAGGTGCCAGGGAGCCTGGTGATGCAGAAGCCCGTGCAGGCGGATGAGCTGGCCAGGGTGCTGAATGAACTGCTGCGGGTGGCCGGCTAG
- a CDS encoding response regulator, which produces MLKPILLVEDNPRDLELTLLALERSQLANEVIVLRDGAEALDYLLRRNAYANRDDGNPAVLLLDLKLPKVDGLEVLKEVRATAELRSIPTVMLTSSREEPDLLRAYELGVNAYVVKPVEFKEFVAAISDLGVFWAVLNEPPPGSLRLNRRASN; this is translated from the coding sequence ATGCTCAAGCCCATCCTGCTGGTCGAAGACAACCCCCGGGACCTGGAGCTGACGCTGCTGGCGCTGGAGCGCAGCCAGCTGGCCAATGAGGTCATCGTCCTGCGCGACGGCGCCGAAGCCCTCGACTACCTGCTGCGGCGCAACGCTTATGCCAATCGCGACGATGGCAACCCGGCCGTGCTGTTGCTGGACCTGAAGCTGCCCAAGGTCGATGGCCTGGAAGTGCTCAAGGAAGTCCGCGCCACCGCAGAGCTGCGCAGCATCCCGACGGTGATGCTGACCTCTTCCCGTGAAGAGCCCGACCTGCTGCGCGCCTATGAGTTGGGGGTCAATGCCTACGTGGTCAAGCCCGTGGAGTTCAAGGAGTTCGTCGCGGCGATCTCCGACCTGGGGGTATTCTGGGCGGTACTCAACGAGCCGCCACCCGGCTCGCTGCGCCTGAACCGTCGCGCCAGCAACTGA
- a CDS encoding ATP-binding protein, translating into MTADNALAAAVERCAEEPIQVPGSIRPHGFLLVLDEHDLRILQASENVEQWLGLPARELIGCTFADVVSEIFDLRARLERLPNDEAFPFHIGDVRLRQGAPCTDMLRLLTHRHDEVLIAEFEPFRQPADLADQGDYYPLVRGFVSSLHNADSLEELLQQCVVQVKRITGFGRVKAYRFDAEGNGEVLAEQADAGYPRYLGLRFPAADIPRQARDLYRVNRIRVIEDANYQASPLLPAINPRTGKPLDMSFAALRSVSPVHLQYMRNMGTLASMSLSIMVDGQLWGLISCHHAQPRVVEFRTRTACELLASVLSLQIETRESHARTRQLLDLRQHIVRMISSMADHDSVSEGLRDLPEVLLAFAGASGAAVISAERCDLIGLTPPAAQVTALVHWLEQRGDEAVFHSDNLRHDIDELPELAAHAGGVLAVAISQIHSHYLLWFRPEQVRTVDWAGRPDKQIGAQGALNPRHSFDRWQEQISGYCQPWDSLVIEGVLELRTAVLGIVLRKAEELAQLANELRRSNKELEAFSYSVSHDLRAPLRHIAGYTELLGEIEGQGLSERGKRFLQHIDEAAHFAGSLVDNLLNFSQMGRSALRLSDVDLNTLVDSIRQELAPDYEGRDIVWDIAPLPKVIADPAFINMALHNLIANAIKYTRGREPAHIAIHARQHRDETEVYIRDNGVGFDMAYANKLFGVFQRLHRMEDFEGTGIGLASVRRIIERHDGRVWAEGQVDQGASFHFTLPRQPATN; encoded by the coding sequence ATGACTGCAGACAACGCGCTCGCCGCCGCCGTGGAGCGCTGCGCCGAGGAGCCGATCCAGGTCCCCGGCAGCATCCGGCCGCACGGCTTCCTGCTGGTGCTGGATGAGCACGACCTGCGCATCCTCCAGGCCAGCGAGAATGTCGAACAGTGGCTGGGCCTGCCAGCACGTGAGTTGATTGGCTGCACCTTCGCCGACGTGGTCAGCGAAATCTTCGACCTGCGCGCCAGGCTCGAACGCCTGCCCAACGACGAGGCCTTCCCGTTCCACATCGGTGATGTACGCTTGCGTCAGGGTGCACCCTGCACAGACATGCTGCGCCTGCTGACGCACCGCCACGACGAAGTGCTGATCGCCGAGTTCGAGCCCTTCCGCCAGCCTGCAGACCTGGCCGACCAGGGCGACTATTACCCGCTGGTGCGGGGATTCGTCAGCAGCCTGCACAATGCCGACAGCCTCGAAGAGTTACTTCAGCAGTGCGTGGTGCAGGTCAAGCGCATCACCGGCTTCGGCCGGGTCAAGGCCTACCGCTTCGACGCCGAGGGCAATGGCGAGGTGCTCGCCGAGCAGGCCGACGCCGGTTACCCGCGCTACCTCGGCCTGCGCTTCCCCGCTGCGGACATCCCGCGCCAGGCCCGCGACCTGTACCGCGTCAACCGCATCCGCGTGATCGAAGATGCCAACTATCAGGCCTCACCCCTGCTGCCCGCCATCAACCCGCGCACCGGCAAGCCCCTGGACATGAGTTTCGCCGCCCTGCGCAGCGTGTCACCTGTGCACCTGCAGTACATGCGCAACATGGGCACCTTGGCCTCGATGTCGCTGTCGATCATGGTCGATGGCCAGCTCTGGGGCCTGATCTCCTGCCACCACGCCCAGCCGCGCGTGGTCGAGTTCCGTACCCGCACCGCCTGCGAACTGCTGGCCAGCGTGCTGTCGCTGCAGATCGAGACCCGCGAGTCGCACGCCAGGACCCGCCAGTTGCTTGACCTGCGCCAGCACATCGTGCGCATGATCTCGTCGATGGCCGACCACGACAGCGTCAGCGAGGGCCTGCGCGACTTGCCCGAGGTGCTGCTGGCATTCGCCGGGGCCAGTGGCGCGGCGGTCATCTCCGCCGAGCGCTGCGACCTGATCGGCCTGACCCCGCCTGCGGCGCAAGTCACGGCCCTGGTGCACTGGCTGGAGCAACGCGGTGACGAGGCGGTGTTCCACAGCGACAACCTGCGCCATGACATCGATGAGCTGCCAGAGCTGGCTGCCCATGCCGGCGGCGTGCTGGCAGTGGCCATCTCGCAGATCCACTCGCATTACCTGCTGTGGTTCCGCCCCGAGCAGGTGCGCACGGTCGACTGGGCCGGGCGCCCCGACAAGCAGATCGGCGCCCAGGGTGCGCTCAACCCGCGACACAGCTTTGATCGCTGGCAGGAACAGATCAGCGGCTACTGCCAACCCTGGGACTCGCTGGTCATCGAAGGCGTACTCGAGCTGCGCACGGCAGTGCTGGGGATCGTGCTGCGCAAGGCCGAGGAGCTGGCGCAGTTGGCCAACGAGCTGCGCCGCTCGAACAAGGAACTCGAAGCCTTTTCCTATAGCGTGTCCCACGACCTGCGCGCCCCGTTGCGCCATATCGCCGGCTACACCGAGCTGCTCGGCGAAATCGAGGGCCAGGGCCTGAGCGAACGCGGCAAGCGCTTCCTGCAGCACATCGATGAAGCCGCGCACTTCGCCGGCAGCCTGGTCGACAACCTGCTCAATTTCTCGCAGATGGGCCGCTCGGCCTTGCGCCTGTCGGATGTCGACCTCAACACGCTGGTCGACAGCATCCGCCAGGAGCTGGCCCCCGATTATGAAGGCCGCGACATCGTCTGGGACATTGCGCCACTGCCCAAGGTGATTGCCGACCCGGCGTTCATCAACATGGCCTTGCACAACCTGATCGCCAATGCCATCAAATACACCCGTGGCCGTGAACCCGCCCACATCGCGATCCACGCCCGCCAGCACCGGGACGAGACCGAAGTGTACATCCGTGACAATGGTGTAGGCTTCGACATGGCCTACGCCAATAAACTGTTCGGGGTGTTCCAGCGCCTGCACCGCATGGAAGACTTCGAAGGCACCGGCATCGGCCTGGCCAGCGTGCGGCGGATCATCGAGCGCCATGATGGACGAGTCTGGGCCGAAGGCCAGGTCGACCAAGGCGCCAGCTTCCACTTCACCCTGCCCCGTCAACCAGCAACCAACTGA
- a CDS encoding Csu type fimbrial protein, whose translation MTERFLAVLLGLFLSGMAGAADFLVEVRVLVERGCMLTHQQRDAGAQALGVIDLGTAARLDGPGAPLSGVLINQRPPRLECNPDTPYQVRVDGGQHGGVGELRFLGSDDGKARPIPYRLYRDAAWREPVVVGEAHAARVPDSGSVVLPLYARIDKLAWVPRAGQYADLLKITVTW comes from the coding sequence GTGACGGAACGCTTTCTGGCCGTGCTGTTGGGCCTGTTTTTGAGCGGTATGGCCGGGGCGGCGGATTTCCTCGTGGAAGTGCGGGTCCTGGTAGAGCGTGGCTGCATGCTGACCCACCAACAGCGTGATGCGGGTGCACAGGCCCTGGGCGTGATCGACCTGGGCACTGCCGCACGCCTGGATGGGCCCGGCGCGCCATTGAGTGGCGTGCTGATCAACCAGCGCCCACCGCGCCTCGAGTGCAACCCCGACACGCCTTACCAGGTGCGGGTCGACGGCGGCCAGCACGGCGGCGTCGGCGAACTGCGGTTTCTTGGCAGCGACGATGGCAAGGCCAGGCCGATCCCGTACCGGCTGTACCGCGATGCTGCCTGGCGTGAGCCGGTTGTCGTCGGTGAGGCCCATGCCGCTCGCGTACCGGACAGCGGTTCGGTTGTGCTGCCGCTTTATGCCCGCATCGACAAACTGGCCTGGGTGCCGCGCGCAGGGCAGTACGCCGACCTGCTCAAAATCACCGTCACCTGGTAG
- a CDS encoding Csu type fimbrial protein, with product MNRTSILLLSLGPLLLPSGAAHGTTTGFIQARLVISAACQINSGDQPPATLGNPGLMDFGQRGPNWDTPLRSRVDEAGGEGSLQISCTPEVRAFNVRINAGQNGDDGVRRLSNGRVMIPYQLAVDPGGNSRYGIGQARAFTVSSTEQIPIPIYGVVVAQPRALPAGLYRDTLRVTLDW from the coding sequence ATGAACCGCACATCGATCCTGCTGCTCAGCCTCGGCCCGCTGCTGCTGCCCAGTGGCGCGGCACATGGTACCACCACCGGTTTCATCCAGGCGCGCCTGGTGATCAGCGCCGCCTGCCAGATCAACAGCGGCGACCAGCCGCCTGCCACCCTGGGCAACCCTGGCCTGATGGACTTCGGCCAGCGCGGCCCGAACTGGGATACACCGCTGCGCAGCCGGGTCGACGAGGCGGGCGGCGAAGGCAGCCTGCAGATCAGTTGCACGCCCGAAGTGCGGGCTTTCAACGTGCGCATCAATGCTGGCCAGAATGGCGACGATGGCGTGCGCCGGCTCAGCAATGGCCGCGTAATGATCCCTTATCAACTGGCGGTCGACCCTGGTGGCAACAGCCGCTACGGCATCGGCCAGGCCCGTGCGTTCACCGTCAGCAGCACCGAGCAGATTCCGATTCCCATCTACGGCGTAGTGGTGGCGCAACCGCGCGCGCTGCCGGCCGGGCTGTATCGCGACACCCTGAGAGTGACCCTGGACTGGTAA
- a CDS encoding Csu type fimbrial protein, translating into MRTTFTHCMLAGLGLAMAAHAQAATVTGTITSTLTLTSACQVNGAGGTSGLNFGALNFGTQEALFTTANAQVLGGGGGAMSILCSAGTVPAIRVRAGSHDGQSTGGTRALADGAGNFVPYDFYTDSGRTTLLAIDGTITLPTSTGVAQTVNLYGQARGKAGLPAGTYTDTVAVELSF; encoded by the coding sequence ATGCGAACGACTTTCACCCATTGCATGCTCGCCGGCCTCGGCCTGGCCATGGCCGCTCACGCCCAGGCCGCCACGGTGACCGGGACCATCACCTCGACCTTGACCCTGACCTCGGCATGCCAGGTCAATGGCGCTGGCGGCACCTCAGGGTTGAACTTCGGTGCCCTGAACTTCGGCACCCAGGAAGCCCTGTTCACCACGGCCAACGCCCAGGTGCTGGGTGGCGGCGGTGGCGCCATGAGCATCCTCTGCTCGGCCGGCACGGTACCGGCGATCCGCGTGCGTGCTGGGTCCCACGATGGCCAGTCGACTGGCGGTACGCGTGCGCTGGCCGACGGCGCCGGCAATTTCGTGCCCTACGACTTCTACACCGATTCCGGGCGCACCACGTTGCTGGCCATCGACGGCACCATCACCTTGCCGACCAGCACCGGCGTGGCGCAGACCGTCAACCTGTATGGCCAGGCGCGTGGCAAGGCCGGCCTGCCGGCTGGGACGTATACCGACACGGTGGCGGTCGAGCTGTCGTTCTGA
- a CDS encoding Csu type fimbrial protein: MRAWFGGCLTGFGLLLATPLDAATSSTFQVSAQIVAGCLVVGGVTSYGALDFGTQSALSTGILSTSLGGTTVTFQCTPGVTLSMSLDGGQNSASGTRNLKRTGGTQVLAYQLYRDAAYSQVLGIGQSVAVSYTDATAIKLPVYGRTQLPGTLPAGTYTDVVQVSVTW; encoded by the coding sequence ATGCGCGCCTGGTTCGGTGGTTGCCTGACGGGGTTCGGCCTGTTGCTGGCCACGCCCCTGGATGCGGCGACCTCCAGCACCTTCCAGGTGAGTGCGCAGATCGTTGCCGGTTGCCTGGTGGTGGGCGGGGTGACCAGCTATGGCGCGCTCGACTTCGGCACCCAGTCGGCGCTGTCCACCGGCATTCTCAGTACCTCGTTGGGCGGAACCACGGTGACCTTCCAGTGCACCCCCGGCGTGACCCTGAGCATGAGCCTGGACGGTGGCCAGAACAGCGCCAGTGGTACACGTAACCTCAAGCGCACGGGCGGCACGCAGGTGCTGGCCTACCAGTTGTACCGGGACGCGGCCTACAGCCAGGTCCTGGGTATTGGCCAGAGCGTGGCGGTGAGCTACACCGACGCCACGGCCATCAAGTTGCCGGTGTATGGCCGTACCCAGTTGCCCGGCACCTTGCCGGCCGGGACCTACACCGATGTGGTGCAAGTATCGGTGACCTGGTGA
- a CDS encoding fimbrial biogenesis chaperone has translation MWVGAKWAQGVIGMLLLASLPAGAATSVLIWPIDPVLEADQKAGALWLENRGTAPASLQVRVFAWRQGDYQEQFQAQREIIGSPPVANIPPGQKQLIRLTRTGSSPVGQEQAYRIIIDEIPSPLPTDAASQGTTAAIRLQMRYSVPLFVYGEGLWGKADPQGKRNADGVGKPQLSWRPVTVQGKPYVEMRNTGPVHARLTDVVVQHGGQAKPLAEGLLGYVLPGASMRWPAPATPNAGSVIKGRVNGQETAEVIRQGQ, from the coding sequence ATGTGGGTAGGCGCGAAGTGGGCGCAAGGTGTGATCGGTATGTTGTTGTTGGCGAGCCTGCCGGCGGGGGCGGCCACCTCGGTGCTGATCTGGCCGATCGACCCGGTGCTGGAGGCTGATCAGAAAGCCGGTGCACTGTGGCTGGAGAATCGTGGCACGGCTCCGGCCAGCTTGCAGGTACGGGTGTTCGCCTGGCGCCAGGGCGACTACCAGGAGCAGTTCCAGGCCCAACGCGAAATCATCGGCAGCCCGCCGGTGGCCAACATTCCCCCTGGGCAGAAGCAACTGATCCGCCTGACCCGCACTGGCAGCTCGCCGGTCGGCCAGGAGCAGGCCTACCGCATCATCATCGATGAAATCCCTTCGCCGTTGCCGACCGATGCCGCCAGCCAGGGCACCACGGCGGCGATCCGCCTGCAGATGCGCTATTCGGTGCCGTTGTTCGTCTATGGCGAAGGGCTGTGGGGCAAGGCCGACCCGCAAGGCAAGCGCAATGCCGACGGCGTCGGCAAGCCGCAACTCAGCTGGCGCCCGGTGACGGTGCAGGGCAAGCCCTATGTGGAAATGCGCAATACCGGCCCTGTGCATGCGCGCCTGACCGATGTGGTGGTGCAGCACGGTGGCCAGGCCAAGCCGTTGGCCGAAGGCCTGCTTGGCTATGTGTTGCCCGGTGCCAGCATGCGCTGGCCGGCACCGGCTACGCCCAACGCTGGCAGCGTGATCAAGGGGAGGGTGAACGGTCAGGAAACGGCCGAAGTGATCCGGCAAGGGCAATGA
- a CDS encoding fimbria/pilus outer membrane usher protein, protein MKGKGHGGPGNGRNPCVRWLSRASRCWCLGLTLFGPSLALADDLPPPPSETTAIGDATLYLDLLVNQMPRAELVPVQQRAGRLFLDSEVLRGLGVKLPGDPQGEVALDAVAGLHTDYDSQNQRLLLQVPPAWLPDQQVGDRGLYPASEARSSFGALFNYDLYLNDTDDGGSYLAAWNELRLFDSWGTFSTTGQWRQSFNGAQSDANRQGFLRYDTTWRFTDEQRLLTYEAGDFVTGALPWTSSVRVGGVQLSRDFGARPDLVTYPLPAFAGEAAVPTSLDLFINGYKSSTTELQPGPYTLTNVPFINGAGEAVVVTTDALGRQVSTTLPFYVTSSLLQKGLSDFSVAAGSLRRDYAVEDFGYGTGVASASLRHGVSDSFTLETHVEAAESLLLGGLGGNMRLGTFGVLNAAFAQSQFEGEQGHQVALGYQYNSQRIGFSYQRLQRYGEYSDLTRVDLPDMQLSQRSEQVTLSVNLDQYGSLGAGYFDVRAGDDTRTRLINLSWSKPLWGNSSLYLSANREVGDSSWAVQAQVVIPFDFGSTLAVSTERSRDGESLQRVNYSRAVPVGGGVGYNLGYAGGSDRDAYRQADVTWRLQSVQLQAGVYGSSGEMTRWADASGSLVWMDAGIFAANRIDDAFVVVSTSGYADVPVRYENQEIGRTDRSGHLLVPYSSGYYRGKYEIDPMNLPPDVLAAEVEQRVAVRRGSGYLLEFPLKRVLAASIELVDSHQQPLKLGSTVTHQESGSQAVVGWDGLVYLENLSPHNRLQVALEGGGQCQVEFDLPESAGSIPLIGPLVCR, encoded by the coding sequence ATGAAGGGCAAGGGCCATGGAGGACCTGGCAATGGTCGGAATCCGTGTGTGAGATGGCTGTCGCGGGCTTCGCGTTGCTGGTGCCTGGGGCTGACCTTGTTCGGCCCCAGCCTGGCGCTGGCCGACGACCTGCCACCACCGCCCAGCGAAACCACTGCCATCGGCGACGCCACGCTGTACCTCGACCTGCTGGTGAACCAGATGCCCAGGGCTGAGCTGGTGCCGGTGCAGCAGCGTGCCGGCCGCCTGTTCCTGGACAGCGAGGTGCTGCGCGGCCTGGGCGTCAAGCTGCCGGGCGACCCGCAAGGTGAAGTGGCGTTGGACGCTGTGGCCGGCCTGCACACCGATTACGACAGCCAGAACCAGCGTTTGCTGCTGCAAGTGCCACCGGCCTGGCTGCCGGACCAGCAGGTCGGCGACCGCGGCCTGTACCCGGCCAGCGAGGCGCGCAGCAGCTTCGGTGCCTTGTTCAACTACGACCTGTACCTCAACGATACCGATGACGGCGGCTCCTACCTGGCCGCCTGGAACGAACTGCGCCTGTTCGACAGCTGGGGCACGTTCTCGACCACCGGCCAGTGGCGCCAGTCGTTCAATGGCGCGCAGAGCGATGCCAACCGCCAGGGCTTCCTGCGCTATGACACCACCTGGCGCTTTACCGACGAGCAGCGCCTGCTGACCTATGAGGCCGGTGACTTCGTCACCGGGGCATTACCCTGGACCAGCTCGGTGCGGGTCGGCGGCGTTCAATTGTCTCGTGACTTTGGCGCACGTCCGGACCTGGTGACCTATCCCTTGCCGGCCTTTGCCGGCGAAGCGGCAGTGCCAACCTCGCTGGACTTGTTCATCAATGGCTACAAGTCCAGCACCACCGAATTGCAGCCCGGCCCGTACACCCTGACCAACGTGCCGTTCATCAACGGCGCGGGTGAGGCGGTGGTGGTGACCACCGATGCCCTGGGCCGGCAGGTGTCCACTACCTTGCCGTTCTATGTGACCAGCAGCCTGTTGCAGAAAGGCCTGTCGGACTTCTCGGTGGCGGCCGGCAGCCTGCGCCGTGACTATGCCGTGGAAGATTTCGGCTACGGAACCGGTGTCGCGTCGGCCAGCCTGCGCCACGGCGTCAGCGACAGCTTCACCCTGGAAACCCACGTCGAAGCCGCCGAGTCGCTGCTGCTCGGTGGCCTGGGCGGCAACATGCGCCTGGGCACGTTCGGCGTGCTCAATGCGGCCTTTGCGCAGAGCCAGTTCGAGGGGGAGCAGGGCCACCAGGTCGCCCTCGGCTACCAGTACAACAGCCAGCGCATCGGCTTCAGCTATCAGCGCCTGCAGCGGTATGGCGAGTACTCGGACCTGACCCGGGTCGACCTCCCCGACATGCAACTGAGCCAGCGCAGCGAGCAGGTGACCCTGAGCGTCAACCTCGATCAATACGGCAGCCTCGGCGCCGGCTATTTCGATGTGCGTGCCGGCGACGACACGCGCACCCGGCTGATCAACCTGAGCTGGAGCAAGCCGCTGTGGGGCAACAGCAGCCTGTACCTGTCGGCCAACCGCGAGGTCGGCGACAGCAGCTGGGCGGTGCAGGCGCAGGTGGTGATTCCGTTCGACTTCGGCAGCACCCTGGCGGTGAGCACCGAACGCAGCAGGGATGGCGAAAGCCTGCAACGGGTCAACTACAGCCGCGCCGTGCCGGTGGGCGGTGGCGTCGGCTACAACCTCGGCTATGCCGGCGGCAGCGACCGCGATGCCTACCGCCAGGCCGACGTCACCTGGCGCCTGCAATCGGTGCAGTTGCAGGCCGGGGTGTACGGCAGCAGCGGCGAGATGACCCGTTGGGCCGACGCCAGTGGTTCGTTGGTGTGGATGGACGCCGGGATATTCGCCGCCAACCGCATCGACGATGCCTTCGTGGTGGTCAGCACCAGTGGCTACGCCGACGTGCCGGTGCGTTACGAAAACCAGGAAATCGGCCGCACCGACCGTAGCGGTCACTTGCTGGTGCCATACAGCAGCGGCTATTACCGCGGCAAGTACGAGATCGACCCGATGAACCTTCCGCCCGATGTGTTGGCTGCCGAGGTAGAGCAACGGGTGGCGGTGCGCCGTGGCAGCGGCTACCTGCTGGAGTTCCCGCTCAAGCGCGTGCTGGCGGCGAGCATCGAGTTGGTCGATAGCCATCAGCAACCGCTGAAGCTCGGCAGCACGGTCACCCACCAGGAAAGCGGCAGCCAGGCGGTGGTCGGCTGGGACGGCCTGGTGTACCTGGAGAACCTGTCGCCGCACAACCGCCTGCAAGTGGCGTTGGAGGGGGGCGGGCAGTGCCAGGTCGAATTCGACCTGCCGGAATCGGCAGGCTCGATTCCGCTGATTGGTCCGCTGGTATGCAGATGA